AACACCTCTGCGCCAATGATACTGCGGATTGCCCGTGGGAAAGTAGGTCACCGCCAGACCCCTCTAAAAACGCCCTTAGCTCAAACCTAAGGGCGTTTACTCTTCTACAACCACCACCACCGATCTGATGCCCGCGCAAGTCATCGAGCACTACAAGTCGCTCGCCGATATCGAACGCGGCTTTCGCGTGCTCAAGCTGCCGGCGTCTGCAGACGGCAATCCATCACCGTCAACTACACTACAATCCTCTACCTCCGAAGGCACCGCCACGGGGCAAGCCATACCCTCCATGGTCTGGCCTAATGCTCTGCATCGCATTGAGTCCATTGATGCATACCGGCGCTGTTTTTAATGTTTTGGGAAAGGGCTTGATGACTAGCCTGTACCGAACTATCAGCAGTAAAGAGAATGGCCGTGATATTGCATGAGTCAAGTATTATCGAGTCAGCTTATATGCCGAAAGCTACAGTACACTTATTGCTGGGTGGTGTTCTAAGCATGTCGAACGGACTTAAACCAACTAGCTTCGATAGCCACCAGACTGGGTTCCAGACAAAAACAATGCTGCTCTTCATCCACCAGCCTGAGACAGATTAGCCTGTACATGACAATACCTTCTCAATATAGCTATCGTGAATATATGCAAAGGTTGAACCGTGTCTTGGATTTCATTGACCAGCATCTGGGTGAGTCATTGGAGCTGGTACAACTAGCGGATATCGCACATTTTTCACCGTTTCATTTTCATCGCCTGTTTACGGCGATAATGGGTGAAACCCTGGGCGATTACATCCGTCGCCGCCGTTTGGCGGTGGCAGCTTTTCTCTTGGCTAGCCAACCACAGCGTCCGGTACTGGAAATCGCATTGTCGATAGGTTTCGGGTCTGGTGAGGCATTAGCACGTGCTTTCAAATTACAGTTTGGAAGCACGCCGACAGATTGGAGGCAAAGTACACCTGAGCGTTGGGCCAGTGAAATGGCAAAGGTGAAGCAAAGTGAATGGGGGTTGCGCAATTTGGATCAGGTAGTTCGCAAAGCTAATCAGGCCATGCAAACAGAATTGCAGGATGATGGGGACTCCGAAAAACGATTTAGGAGGATTAGTATGAATGTCACCATCCAAACTATGCCTGAACGCCGTGTTGCCTATATGCGCCACATTGGCCCTTATGGGTCATCCATTACTGATTTTTGGGAAAAATCATTTGAGCCCTGGTTGTCTGCTGCTGGCCTGACGAATGCAACGTGCTATGGTGTCGGCCATGATGACCCTTCATTGACGCCACCAGAAAAATGCAGATATGACGCTTGCGTTGAAATCCCTGATGATTTTGTACCTACTGGTCAAGCCAGTACAACAGTACTAGCAGGTGGACGTTATGCGGTGATGCGCTTCCGAGGCACGGGTAACGAGATTGGCGAGGCTTGGACAACGCTGTTCCGAGACTGGTTACCTTCCAGTGGCATGCAAGTACAGTGTGATGTTGGGCCGTGCTTTGAGCGCTATGAGCCATCATCAATGTATGACAGTACGACCGGTCAGTTCGAATGCGATCTATGTGTGCCGGTCAGGCCGCTTTGATGATTAACTAACGGTGCTGGCCGACCCAGGTTGGCCAGCACCGCACGACAAGTTTTATTGTTCGTTCAGCCGATATGGTGTCAATGTGATCTTGGCATTATTGGCCGCCCCCATCCAGTCGGTATAAGTGCGATTTTTCTCCAATGTGTAGAAGCTATCCAGATAGTCGTCATCGTTGGTGAACCAATGCGATGGCATGGCCTGAATGATGGCGTTAGCCACAGTGGCAATCACAGCATATTCGGGTTTGAATGCACCCAGAATCTTTTCGACACCTGAAGTTACCGCCAGTACCAAGTCTTTGTAGTTTGTATTATCGTCATGCTCGAAGAATTGTACGTTTGCAGCGGCATAACGGAAGTCTGCCCATTGGATCAGAATCTGGTTAGGCGTGTAGTCGCGGCCATCATGATCCAGATAGGGTAATTCCACCGCTTCGATTTGTGCTTTGGATTGACCCGGTTGCACACCGGATACCAGTGCATAGACTTCGGCTGCACCGGAGATCCATGGTTCTTCATCGCGATTAAGACGAATGCGGTCAAGTCTGGCCGTATCCACATAGCCTGACATGGCCATCATTTTATGATCGCTTACTGCAGCATGTTTTTGCATACCTTTTGCAGCCAGCGTGCGGTTGGCAATCTGCAGACCTGCACGCAGATCTTCCCGGCCATCAATGTCAGCCACTAGCACTGGGAAGTTGGGTGCCTGACGGGCGTCCAGGTAATGGATACGGCCCTGGCTGTCGAATGCCTCGATAACAGTCCACTGCTTGTCGTCACCGGCCGGTTCAAATGCGACCAACATCTGGTTGGTTGGCTGGACCATCATTGCGCGTTGCTTGGGTTCGAACAAACGTACCTGAAGCAGTCCCTTGCTTATTCCAGTAATACCCTTTTTGTTCAAAACGGATTGATCAAGCTGTCGCAGCGCTTGCACACTACCCATACCTAGGCCCATGTGACGGCTCAATACGCTGCTACGAGGTGCGTTGCGGCTGTACTCGTCCAGTATCAACCGCAGCGGTGCAACCTTGTTGGGAGCTGTATCGGGCGTCTGGGCAAGTTGTTTGTTCAAACTATTGGCAAATGTCGGGTCTGCAAGCATACGGGCTACTTGGCGAGCGGTTTCACGCTTAGCTTGATCAATGTGAGTTGGTTGGCCCGGTAGTACAGTTTGCGGTTGCAATGTGGGTTCATCGGCATGTACGGTGGAAACTGCCGCCAAGCTGAATGCGCCGATCAAAATTTGGCGTAGGGTTAACGGAAAAGCCATCGATACCTCCTCATCGAATATTGTTTTATTGAGTACAGTGCGAGTGTGTTGTTGATTTTTAATGAAAACCCGCGTACTACCCTTTTGCATCCCCAGTGGTCATTCAGGGGTAGATATCGAGCTGGCATACACTCGATCTATATCACGCTACCCATTTGCGATGCACATGGCAATACCGATGGCATATTTTATATTGTTGCTATATACGTAATGAAGTGCTGTTTTGTCAGTGATGAAATCATTTACAAGCCAAGGGGAGCATCAAATAATTTGCATTTACAGTATGGCGCTAAGTGAATATATGTTGCCGGAAGAGGCAAAGAAGCAAATATGCTTTGTAATCGAAAGGTTAAGGTGACTGTCGGTCAGTTGCGAGCGTGCGAGAGTTGGAAGCGTTCAACACCTTCGTGTCGGGATAAATGATAGGCTAGGGCTGACAGTCGGCTGTGGTCGCGCTTGTTGATTGCTACCGCCACAAAATGCCATTGCTGCTTACCATCATGGGCGGAAATGGAAAGACTGCCGCTGGCGATATGGGCGGAAATGGAAAGACTGCCGCTGGCGATTTCGTAGCCATGTTCGAGCGCGATTTTTTGCAGGGCGGCTTCTGTCGGAATGACGTCAGGAACGAAATGAAGCGTGATGGCGATTGCTGGTCTTGAAGGCAGCCAGGCTTCCAGTTTACTGACCCACATCATGCACACCATCGCCAGAAAGGAGAGTGCGATTGCGGATACATAAAATCCCAATCCGACCATCACGCCGATGGCTGATGCGCTCCAGATGGAAGCTGCAGTGGTTAATCCACTGATACTGAATCCTTCCTTCATGATGACACCCGCGCCTAAAAAACCGATTCCTGTGACAATCCCTTGAATTACGCGAGTCGGATCGGCTGCTGCTTTGATGGCCGCATGGCCACCAAACCAGAAATCAGGATAGCCACATAGGACAGTCAGCGCGGCCGAGGCCATACAGACCAGTCCGTAAGTACGCATACCAGCTGCACGGCCACGGTACGATCGTTCGTAACCGACAACCAGACCAAGCGCCAAAGCACCGAGCAAATTCAGGCAAACAATGACGTTGACCGACACTTCAGTTGGGGACCAGTAAGCTGCCAATGCCGTGTTGGGGACAATTTCCATGATCAGTCTTTCGCTTGGGCGAGGCCCAGCTGGCAAGAGTACGCAACATGCTTAGCTGAGGCTTCTTTGAGTCTTGATCATGGTGTGGTCGATAACAAGTCTTATATGTGAATTTATGAAAATGCCACCCTGAAGGGTGGCGCAATATTTACTTAATTACACCGCAAGCCATCCGGGCACCGCCACCACCCAGTGGTGCCGGGTGATCATCGTGGTTGTCTCCACCAGCATGGACCATCAATGCTCGGCCCCTGATTTCATCCAGCTTGCGCAGGCGGGGTGCCAGTACTGGGTAGTTGGCTTTGCCATCGGCCTGCACATACAGCGCAGGAAGATCACCCTTGTGGCCATTGCCATATGGGCCTGTGTGGCGCCCGGTCTTTTCCGGATCCCAGTGGCCGCCTGCGGCCAGTGCAGCTACAGCTTTGCCATCTTTTTCTGCAGGATCACATGATGGTTTTTCATGGATATGAAAGCCATGTACACCCGCAGGCAGCTTGCTCAGATCAGGTGTCAGCAACAAGCCGTAAGGGGTTTCGGTGATGGCGATTGAGCCAATCACCTCTCCCGCCCCTTTTTCATCGGCCATGGCCAATGATACGGTGAGCTTATTGTCGGCTAGAACGGTGGTACTGATTGCAGTCAGCGTGACGGCAAGTAATAGAGAATGTCGCATGCAGCGGGCTCCTGTTTTCAAGTGGAAAGATTGTTGAATGTCATTATCATCCAGTCAGGACGTGATATGGGTGAAATTGTCATTTTCAATGAGGGCGATAGTCAGGTAGTTACATCCAGACTACGTCTTGCTTCCGGTACAATGGTGGGCTGATAGTCCGCCAATCCCTCACTTAACGAAACTGTGGCTTGCCAGTCACTTATTCTGATCTACACCGCACCATGCCAGAAAAAACCATGTCTTCATATCGTGCTGCCATTGTTGGTGGCGGCCCCGCTGGCCTGATGGCGGCTGACATTCTTAGTCAAGCCGGTGTTCAGGTGGATGTCTATGACACTATGCCCTCAGTGGGGCGAAAATTTCTGTTGGCTGGTATCGGTGGCATGAATATTACGCATTCCGAACCGTTGGAGCGTTTCAATACCCGGTATGGGGATCGTGAGCCAGACATGACACGCTTACTTGCGGATTTTGGGCCGAATGACTTATGTGATTGGATACATGGCTTAGGCATCGAAACATTTGTGGGGAGCTCCGGCCGGATTTTTCCAACTGACATGAAGGCTGCTCCCTTATTGCGAGCTTGGCTTAGCCGATTGCGGGAGCAAGGGGTTCATTTGCATGTTCGTCATCGCTGGATGGGTTGGATGCCAGATGGTGCGCTGTGCTTTACCACCCCTGCGGGAGAGCAAACCCGATTGGCGGACGTTACCATTTTGGCGCTTGGGGGCGGTAGTTGGGCAAGACTGGGGTCAGACGGGGCATGGGTGCCTTGGTTACACCAACGTGGTGTGAAAGTGAAACCATTGCAACCGGCAAATTGCGGTTTTGATGTGAACTGGACCCCGCATTTTGGCGGCCGCTTCGCAGGAGAGCCGTTGAAGACGGTTGCCTTGCGTGTTGCGGGCTCTGGTACCACATTCAAGGCAGGCGAATTCGTGATCACGGCTACGGGTGTAGAAGGTAGTTTGATCTATGCATTTTCTGCACAACTGCGCGATACCATTTTGATGAATGGGTGGGTGGATATTGAAGTTGATCTGATGCCCGGATGGACACAGGCCCGACTGGAAAAGGAATTGTCGCATCCACGAGGTTCCCGATCATTGTCCAGCCACATGCAAAGCCGCATTGGCCTGAAAGGTGTCAAAGCCGGTTTGTTGCGTGAATGCCTAGCTCAAGAGGATTTCAATAACCCGGCCAGATTGGCATATGCCATCAAGGCATTGCCGCTTCGTTTGCATGCGATACGACCCTTGGATGAAGCCATCAGCAGTGCAGGTGGAGTGGCCTTCGAGGCTATGGATGAGCAATTGATGCTGCGTGCACTACCTGGTGTATTCTGTGCTGGCGAGATGCTGGATTGGGAGGCGCCAACAGGAGGATATCTGCTGACGGGCTGTTTTGCCAGTGGCAGAGTCGCAGGCCTGGGTGCACTGAGTTGGCTGCAGGCAGGCGTTGTTGCATAAATCGAAGCTAAAAACGTAGATGTCGGTTGATTGACCTCAAGTAATACGGACGGGTTGTTGTGGGCAAGGAGCACTACGCGGTTGCGAACGTCGGCATGGATTGACACCATAGCGGAATGGAATATGAAGCCAATCAGCGCAATATCAGGTGCTATGAATTACAGCTTCAGATTGCTGAGTGCTTGTTTCAATGCATCGGCGACATCATTGCTGAATGCAACGAAACTGACTTCCTCCAAGCTGGTTGTCTGACTGACAATTTGATGGACAGTGCTGACGGCAATCTGACAGGCTGCCGCCAATGGGTAGCCATAGATACCGCAGCTGATGGCAGGGAAGGCGATGGTGCGCAGGTTGTGGTCGATAGCCAGCCGCAGGCTTTCGCGATAGCAGGAGGCCAGTAGGTCCGGTTCGCCATTGCGACCGTCTTGCCATACGGGTCCAACGGTATGGATGACATATTGAGCAGGTAGTTTGAAGCCGCGTGTCAGTTTGGCTTGACCAGTTTTGCAGCCGTGCAGTTTGCGGCAAGCTTCTACCAGCTCAGGGCCCGCGGCACGATGGATGGCGCCATCCACCCCTCCGCCACCAAGCAGGCTGGTGTTGGCTGCATTGACAATAGCGTCGATGGCAAGATGAGTGATATTGCCATTGATGACAGTCAGCTTGGTTGGCATGTCGAGCTCCTGAACGGAAGCTTCTATTGTTACTCAAGTGGTGCGAGCTGAATACCGCCCCAGGCCTCATTCCTTAATTGATCCAGACGGCCTGATGTGATCATTTTGCGTAGTCCCTCATTGAATTTCTGGATGCGCTGCGCATTTCCAGGAATTCTGCGGGTGAGCAACAGGCAGAAATGTTCGATCAGGTAAGGACGCAAACTGATTTCGATTTGCGCGCGTTCTTGTTCGGAAAAATTTTTATGAAGAATCTGCTGCCCCACTGGTAATGTCATTGGCACTATGTCGACCATGCCTTTGGCCAGTAAACGCATGGCTCGCTCATCGTTTTCTGCGATGACAACTTTCAGTCTGCCCTGGCGGACTGCCTCATCGACCAGGCTGCCATAAGAATAGCCATGGGTGATCCCCAGCCTGTAGGGTTCCAGGTCGGCAATACTTCGCCAGTGGAAGTCTCGACCCAGTCGATGGAACAGGACACCAGGCAGGGTCAATAAAACGTCAGATATATAGAAATCCCGTTGTCGGTCAGGTGTGCTCTTCCAAAGCGGCGTGCCATCCCAACTGCCATTGCGGGCAAGTTCGAAGGAGCGTCGCCATGAGAAAAAGCCATAATCGGTCTTGATGCCAACTTGAGCAAAGGCTTCCGTCACAATCAACGAGCCAACCCCAAAGTGTGGCAATTGTTGTGACATCAGTGGGGGCCATTCACCACTGGCAAGCCGGACAGTGTCACTGGCATGGACAACCGTGCCGATAGTTAACAGCATGCCTACTGAAAGCCGGTACACCCATCGACCAGTCATAAACAGTGGCCCAGAATGAACGTTGATTTTTTCGTGTACATTAATTGCGCCTACTCGAAATGGCGGTAATCTGTAGCTTCAAGTTTAGTGCATTGACACGTGTGCGTTGACCCTAAAGAGAAAAAGCCGCATCAGCGGCCTTTTCATTCCCAGAGAGCTATTTTTTGTAGTGACTTTGTAGTCGGTAGGCAGTTTAATCCTGATGCTGTAGCTGATCAATCCTTGTTTTAACTGTTTGTCATGATCGGCTGGGCGGGGTTGCTCATAAGGCGTGACAAATTTTATCCTGCCGGTGCTTGGAAGCTGTCCAATGCCTTATCATGCAGCCGGTGTTCATGTGTTGCTCAATATCCTCAAGTACCACCCATGCACTCCAGTTTTTGTACGGTGCTTCACCTTGCTGATGGCTACTCATCTCTGAGCTTGTGCCGGTTCCTAGGGTTTCGGTTGGCTGGTCATTTCCTGTTGCAGCTCGCTCAACCGACCGTTGCTGGCCAAACGGCGTAATCCTTCATTGAATTGCTGTAGATGTCGTTTGCTGGCCGCGTGTTGTTTGCCAAACAGCAACGTGTAATGTTCGATCAGATATGGCCGGTTATTCACGGATATCAGCACGGACTCGTTATCGGACAGTTCACTTTTCATGAGTGCATATCCCACGGGTAGAGCAATCGGGAACAGGTCAATCAAGCCTTTGCCCAGAAGCCGCATATTGCGCTCGTCGTTGTCACTTTCCACTACATTCAGGCGCCCGCTGCGAATTGCTGCATCCAGTTTGGGCCCATAGGTATAGCCGCGTGTTATGCCGATGCGGTAGTGCACCAGATCATCAACAGATTGCCACTGAAAGTCCTTGCCCAGGCGATGAAAAAACACACTGGGCATGCTCAGTACCACATCGGAAAACAGAAAGTCCCGTTCGCGTTCTGGGGTACGAGTCCACAATGGCGTGATGTCCCAGGCACCACTGCGTGCAAGTTCGTAGGAGCGTTTCCATGGGAAGAAGCCGTATTCGACTTTGACTCCAACTTGTCCAAACGCTTCCGTCATGATCTTGCTGGCTGGACCATAGCCGGGTAGATGCTGGGATAGAAGGGGAGGCCATTCTCCATTGGCAATACGCACAACGTCACCGGCTTGTGCCATGGGTAGGCCAATTGGTAGTGCGATCAAAAGATATAGCATCCAAAGCCGGGTAGGACGGCCTAGCGAAATCAAAATCAAGATATTCCTAGTGTTGAGTGATGGTGGAAAGCAACCGGTCAAGTATCGAGCTGGTAAAGGGTGCCAGCTTCGCGAACCCTGGGCTTATCCAGACGCGCATTTGATACTGAATTACTTGCTAGGTCAGGGTGATGGGTAATTGCCCTGAATGGCCTGATGTTATTGTAGCCCTGTTTGAACATGGGGCGGAAAAATGGCAAGCAGTGCTACCGGCCTGTTATGGACCGGTAACACTGTAACGTGGATTAGTGTAGCCCTTTCACCATGTCTTCAACCACTTTCTTGGCGTCACCAAATACCATCATGGTCTTGTCCATGTAGAACAGGTCATTGTCCAGCCCAGCATAGCCAGCATTCATTGACCGCTTCACCACGATCACCGTGCGAGCCCGGTGTGCATCCAGAATCGGCATGCCGTAAATCGGGCTGGCAGTATCTTTTTGTGCGGCAGGGTTGACCACATCGTTGGCGCCGATGACCAGCACCACATCCGTGTTGGAGAAATCCGTATTGATTTCTTCCATTTCCAGCACCTTGTCGTAAGGGACTTCCGCTTCTGCCAACAACACGTTCATGTGGCCAGGCATGCGACCGGCGACTGGGTGGATGGCATAACGGACATTCACGCCTTTTTCGGTCAGGACTTCCGCGAACTCTTGCAATGCGTGTTGTGCGCGGGATACCGCCAAACCATAGCCAGGTACGATGATGACACTGTCAGCGTTGCCCATCAGGAATGATGCATCTTCTGCGGAGCCGGACTTATAGTTTTTCTGCACACCACTGCCATTGGCTACTGCGGGGCTATCACTATTGCCCATGCCACCAAAGATTACGTTCAACAGTGAGCGGTTCATCGCTTTACACATGATGTACGACAAAATGGCACCAGAAGAGCCGACCAGTGAGCCAGCAATAATCAGTACCGAATTGTTCAGCGTGAATCCAATACCCGCCGCTGCCCAACCCGAGTATGAGTTCAGCATCGACACCACTACGGGCATGTCCCCGCCGCCAATTGGCGCTATCAGGAAGTAACCCAGCACCAGGGCAATGACCGTCATGGCGATGAAGGCCTGCAGGTTTTCGGTGATGAAGTAAGCTGCACCCAACACAATCATGGCAATGGCCAGGATGGCTTGCACCGGTTTGACCCAGCTTCCTTTCAATGGCTTGGAACCGGTCTTGCCAGACAACTTAAGGTAGGCCACAACTGACGCGGTAAAGGTGATGGCGCCGATAAAGCAGCCAATGAATAGCTCAAAACGATGTACGCCATCATGATGCTGATTGGTGTTGTATACCGCTGCAATTGCAATCAGCACGGCTGCCAGACCGACCAGTGAGTGCATCAGCGCGACCGTTTCCGGCATCTGCGTCATTTCAACGGTTTTGGCACGGTAGCCGCCTATGACTGCGCCAGCAATGATGGCGGACACGATCAAGGCAAAGTTAGGGTTGGGGGCCACGGCAAATGTGATCAGGATGGAAAGCCCCATGCCGATCATGCCGTAGGCGTTGCCCATTCGAGCACCAACCGGGCTTGAGAGTCCCTTGAGCGCAAGGATGAACAAAATCGCTGCAACCAGGTAGACCCAGTCCGCGTAAGGCGTCAGAAATTGCATCGTGGGTCTCCCTTATTTCTTTTTCTTGAACATTTCCAGCATGCGCTGGGTGACCATGAAGCCACCAAAGATGTTGATGCTGGCCAGAAACACCGCCAATGCACCCAGCACGGATGTCAGTGTCAGGGTTTCGCCGTTGATGTACACCACTTGCAACATGGCACCAACTACGATAATGCCGGACACGGCATTGGTCACCGCCATCAATGGTGTATGCAAGGCAGGGGTCACGTTCCATACCACGTGGTAACCCACAAAGATGGCCAGCACGAAAATGGTGAAACTGGCAATGAACGGGTCCATGGTATGGGCGGCCTGGGCCACATGTTGTGCCGCCTGATTAACGGCGTCGGCTGTTTGGGTGACGGCTTGTTGAGCGTCCATCTGTGTCCCCTCCCTCAGTTTGTATTGAACAACACTTGTCCGTCGCCGACGATGCGGGTTTTGGCGACGACTTCGTTGTCCATGTTGATTTCCAGCGCTGTGGCGTCTTTCTTCAGCATTTCACCCAAAAAGGTGAGCAGATTGCGCGCGTAAAGCGAC
The window above is part of the Chitinivorax sp. B genome. Proteins encoded here:
- a CDS encoding transporter substrate-binding domain-containing protein, with product MLLTIGTVVHASDTVRLASGEWPPLMSQQLPHFGVGSLIVTEAFAQVGIKTDYGFFSWRRSFELARNGSWDGTPLWKSTPDRQRDFYISDVLLTLPGVLFHRLGRDFHWRSIADLEPYRLGITHGYSYGSLVDEAVRQGRLKVVIAENDERAMRLLAKGMVDIVPMTLPVGQQILHKNFSEQERAQIEISLRPYLIEHFCLLLTRRIPGNAQRIQKFNEGLRKMITSGRLDQLRNEAWGGIQLAPLE
- a CDS encoding MgtC/SapB family protein, yielding MEIVPNTALAAYWSPTEVSVNVIVCLNLLGALALGLVVGYERSYRGRAAGMRTYGLVCMASAALTVLCGYPDFWFGGHAAIKAAADPTRVIQGIVTGIGFLGAGVIMKEGFSISGLTTAASIWSASAIGVMVGLGFYVSAIALSFLAMVCMMWVSKLEAWLPSRPAIAITLHFVPDVIPTEAALQKIALEHGYEIASGSLSISAHIASGSLSISAHDGKQQWHFVAVAINKRDHSRLSALAYHLSRHEGVERFQLSHARN
- the sodC gene encoding superoxide dismutase family protein, which gives rise to MRHSLLLAVTLTAISTTVLADNKLTVSLAMADEKGAGEVIGSIAITETPYGLLLTPDLSKLPAGVHGFHIHEKPSCDPAEKDGKAVAALAAGGHWDPEKTGRHTGPYGNGHKGDLPALYVQADGKANYPVLAPRLRKLDEIRGRALMVHAGGDNHDDHPAPLGGGGARMACGVIK
- a CDS encoding O-acetyl-ADP-ribose deacetylase produces the protein MPTKLTVINGNITHLAIDAIVNAANTSLLGGGGVDGAIHRAAGPELVEACRKLHGCKTGQAKLTRGFKLPAQYVIHTVGPVWQDGRNGEPDLLASCYRESLRLAIDHNLRTIAFPAISCGIYGYPLAAACQIAVSTVHQIVSQTTSLEEVSFVAFSNDVADALKQALSNLKL
- a CDS encoding TIGR03862 family flavoprotein, with the protein product MSSYRAAIVGGGPAGLMAADILSQAGVQVDVYDTMPSVGRKFLLAGIGGMNITHSEPLERFNTRYGDREPDMTRLLADFGPNDLCDWIHGLGIETFVGSSGRIFPTDMKAAPLLRAWLSRLREQGVHLHVRHRWMGWMPDGALCFTTPAGEQTRLADVTILALGGGSWARLGSDGAWVPWLHQRGVKVKPLQPANCGFDVNWTPHFGGRFAGEPLKTVALRVAGSGTTFKAGEFVITATGVEGSLIYAFSAQLRDTILMNGWVDIEVDLMPGWTQARLEKELSHPRGSRSLSSHMQSRIGLKGVKAGLLRECLAQEDFNNPARLAYAIKALPLRLHAIRPLDEAISSAGGVAFEAMDEQLMLRALPGVFCAGEMLDWEAPTGGYLLTGCFASGRVAGLGALSWLQAGVVA
- a CDS encoding GyrI-like domain-containing protein, whose amino-acid sequence is MQRLNRVLDFIDQHLGESLELVQLADIAHFSPFHFHRLFTAIMGETLGDYIRRRRLAVAAFLLASQPQRPVLEIALSIGFGSGEALARAFKLQFGSTPTDWRQSTPERWASEMAKVKQSEWGLRNLDQVVRKANQAMQTELQDDGDSEKRFRRISMNVTIQTMPERRVAYMRHIGPYGSSITDFWEKSFEPWLSAAGLTNATCYGVGHDDPSLTPPEKCRYDACVEIPDDFVPTGQASTTVLAGGRYAVMRFRGTGNEIGEAWTTLFRDWLPSSGMQVQCDVGPCFERYEPSSMYDSTTGQFECDLCVPVRPL
- a CDS encoding DUF3103 family protein, with product MAFPLTLRQILIGAFSLAAVSTVHADEPTLQPQTVLPGQPTHIDQAKRETARQVARMLADPTFANSLNKQLAQTPDTAPNKVAPLRLILDEYSRNAPRSSVLSRHMGLGMGSVQALRQLDQSVLNKKGITGISKGLLQVRLFEPKQRAMMVQPTNQMLVAFEPAGDDKQWTVIEAFDSQGRIHYLDARQAPNFPVLVADIDGREDLRAGLQIANRTLAAKGMQKHAAVSDHKMMAMSGYVDTARLDRIRLNRDEEPWISGAAEVYALVSGVQPGQSKAQIEAVELPYLDHDGRDYTPNQILIQWADFRYAAANVQFFEHDDNTNYKDLVLAVTSGVEKILGAFKPEYAVIATVANAIIQAMPSHWFTNDDDYLDSFYTLEKNRTYTDWMGAANNAKITLTPYRLNEQ
- a CDS encoding transporter substrate-binding domain-containing protein, which codes for MIALPIGLPMAQAGDVVRIANGEWPPLLSQHLPGYGPASKIMTEAFGQVGVKVEYGFFPWKRSYELARSGAWDITPLWTRTPERERDFLFSDVVLSMPSVFFHRLGKDFQWQSVDDLVHYRIGITRGYTYGPKLDAAIRSGRLNVVESDNDERNMRLLGKGLIDLFPIALPVGYALMKSELSDNESVLISVNNRPYLIEHYTLLFGKQHAASKRHLQQFNEGLRRLASNGRLSELQQEMTSQPKP
- a CDS encoding proton-translocating transhydrogenase family protein gives rise to the protein MDAQQAVTQTADAVNQAAQHVAQAAHTMDPFIASFTIFVLAIFVGYHVVWNVTPALHTPLMAVTNAVSGIIVVGAMLQVVYINGETLTLTSVLGALAVFLASINIFGGFMVTQRMLEMFKKKK
- a CDS encoding NAD(P)(+) transhydrogenase (Re/Si-specific) subunit beta; the encoded protein is MQFLTPYADWVYLVAAILFILALKGLSSPVGARMGNAYGMIGMGLSILITFAVAPNPNFALIVSAIIAGAVIGGYRAKTVEMTQMPETVALMHSLVGLAAVLIAIAAVYNTNQHHDGVHRFELFIGCFIGAITFTASVVAYLKLSGKTGSKPLKGSWVKPVQAILAIAMIVLGAAYFITENLQAFIAMTVIALVLGYFLIAPIGGGDMPVVVSMLNSYSGWAAAGIGFTLNNSVLIIAGSLVGSSGAILSYIMCKAMNRSLLNVIFGGMGNSDSPAVANGSGVQKNYKSGSAEDASFLMGNADSVIIVPGYGLAVSRAQHALQEFAEVLTEKGVNVRYAIHPVAGRMPGHMNVLLAEAEVPYDKVLEMEEINTDFSNTDVVLVIGANDVVNPAAQKDTASPIYGMPILDAHRARTVIVVKRSMNAGYAGLDNDLFYMDKTMMVFGDAKKVVEDMVKGLH